From the genome of Symphalangus syndactylus isolate Jambi chromosome 7, NHGRI_mSymSyn1-v2.1_pri, whole genome shotgun sequence, one region includes:
- the DBN1 gene encoding drebrin isoform X3, producing MAGVSFSGHRLELLAAYEEVIREESAADWALYTYEDGSDDLKFAASGEGGLQELSGHFENQKVMYGFCSVKDSQAALPKYVLINWVGEDVPDARKCACASHVAKVAEFFQGVDVIVNASSVEDIDAGAIGQRLSNGLARLSSPVLHRLRLREDENAEPVGTTYQKTDAAVEMKRINREQFWEQAKKEEELRKEEERKKALDERLRFEQERMEQERQEQEERERRYREREQQIEEHRRKQQTLEAEEAKRRLKEQSIFGDHRDEEEETHMKKSESEVEEAAAIIAQRPDNPREFFKQQERVASASAGSCDVPSPFNHRPGSHLDSHRRMAPTPIPTRSPSDSSTASTPVAEQIERALDEVTSSQPPPLPPPPPPAQETQEPSPVLDSEETRAAAPQAWAGPMEEPPQAQAPPRGPGSPAEDLMFMESAEQAVLAAPVEPATADAMEVHDAADAIETDTATADTTVANNVPPAATSLIDLWPGNGEGASTLQGEPRAPTPPSGTEVTLAEVPLLDEVAPEPLLPAGEGCATLLNFDELPEPPATFCDPEEVEGEPLAAPQTPTLPSALEELEQEQEPEPHLLTNGETTQKEGTQASEGYFSQSQEEEFAQSEELCAKAPPPVFYNKPPEIDITCWDADPVPEEEEGFEGGD from the exons ggcTCTGTACACATACGAGGATGGCTCCGATGACCTCAAGTTTGCAGCATCAGGAG AAGGGGGCTTGCAGGAGCTTTCGGGACACTTTGAGAACCAGAAGGTGATGTACGGCTTCTGCAGTGTCAAGGACTCCCAAGCTGCTCTGCCAAAATACGTGCTCATCAACTGG GTGGGCGAGGATGTGCCTGATGCCCGCAAGTGCGCTTGTGCCAGCCACGTGGCTAAGGTGGCTGAGTTCTTCCAG GGCGTCGACGTGATCGTGAACGCCAGCAGCGTGGAAGACATAGACGCGGGTGCCATCGGGCAGCGGCTCTCTAACGGGCTGGCGCGGCTCTCCAGCCCTGTGCTGCACCGACTGCGGCTGCGAGAGGATGAGAACGCAGAGCCCGTG GGCACCACCTACCAGAAGACGGATGCAGCTGTGGAAATGAAGCGGATTAACCGAGAGCAGTTCTGGGAGCAGGCCAAG AAGGAGGAAGAGCTGCGGAAGGAGGAGGAACGGAAGAAGGCCCTAGATGAGAGGCTCAGGTTCGAGCAGGAGCGGATGGAGCAGGAGCGGCAGGAGCAAGAGGAGCGTGAGCGGCGCTACCGGGAGCGGGAGCAGCAGATCGAGGAGCACAG GAGGAAACAGCAGACTTTAGAAGCGGAAGAGGCCAAGAGGCGGTTGAAGGAGCAGTCTATCTTT GGTGACCATCgggatgaggaggaagagacCCACATGAAGAAGTCAGAGTCGGAGGTGGAG GAGGCAGCGGCTATTATTGCCCAGCGGCCTGACAACCCAAGGGAGTTCTTCAAGCAGCAGGAAAGAGTCGCATCGGCCTCTGCGGGCAGCTGTGATGTGCCCTCGCCCTTCAACCATCGACCAG GCAGCCACCTGGACAGCCACCGGAGGATGGCGCCCACTCCCATCCCCACACGGAGCCCGTCTGACTCCAGCACCGCCTCCACCCCTGTCGCTGAGCAGATAGAGCGGGCCCTGGATGAGGTCACATCCTCGCAGCCTCCACCACTGCCACCGCCACCCCCACCAGCCCAAG AGACCCAGGAGCCCAGCCCCGTCCTAGACAGTGAGGAGACCAGAGCAGCAGCCCCTCAGGCCTGGGCCGGCCCCATGGAGGAGCCCCCTCAGGCACAGGCGCCTCCCCGGGGGCCAGGCAGCCCTGCAGAGGACTTGATGTTCATGGAGTCTGCAGAGCAGGCTGTCCTGGCTGCTCCCGTGGAGCCTGCCACAGCCGACGCCATGGAGGTCCACGATGCAGCTGACGCCATTGAAACCGACACTGCCACTGCTGACACCACTGTTGCCAACAACGTACCCCCCGCTGCCACCAGCCTCATTGACCTATGGCCTGGCAACGGGGAAGGGGCCTCCACACTCCAGGGTGAGCCCAGGGCCCCCACGCCACCCTCGGGTACTGAGGTCACCCTGGCAGAGGTGCCCCTGCTGGACGAGGTGGCTCCAGAGCCACTGCTGCCAGCAGGCGAAGGCTGTGCCACTCTTCTCAACTTTGATGAGCTGCCTGAGCCGCCAGCCACCTTCTGTGACCCAGAGGAAGTGGAAGGGGAACCCCTGGCTGCCCCCCAGACCCCAACTCTGCCTTCAGCCCTTGAGGAGCTGGAGCAAGAGCAGGAGCCAGAGCCGCACCTGCTAACCAATGGCGAGACCACTCAGAAGGAGGGGACCCAG GCCAGTGAGGGGTACTTCAGTCAATCACAGGAGGAGGAGTTTGCCCAGTCGGAAGAGCTCTGTGCCaaggctccgcctcctgtgttctaCAACAAGCCTCCAG AAATCGACATCACATGCTGGGATGCAGACCCAGTTCCAGAAGAGGAGGAGGGCTTCGAGGGTGGTGATTAG
- the DBN1 gene encoding drebrin isoform X2 has product MAGVSFSGHRLELLAAYEEVIREESAADWALYTYEDGSDDLKFAASGGGLQELSGHFENQKVMYGFCSVKDSQAALPKYVLINWVGEDVPDARKCACASHVAKVAEFFQGVDVIVNASSVEDIDAGAIGQRLSNGLARLSSPVLHRLRLREDENAEPVGTTYQKTDAAVEMKRINREQFWEQAKKEEELRKEEERKKALDERLRFEQERMEQERQEQEERERRYREREQQIEEHRRKQQTLEAEEAKRRLKEQSIFGDHRDEEEETHMKKSESEVEEAAAIIAQRPDNPREFFKQQERVASASAGSCDVPSPFNHRPGRPYCPFIKASDSGPSSSSSSSSSPPRTPFPYITCHRTPNLSSSLPCSHLDSHRRMAPTPIPTRSPSDSSTASTPVAEQIERALDEVTSSQPPPLPPPPPPAQETQEPSPVLDSEETRAAAPQAWAGPMEEPPQAQAPPRGPGSPAEDLMFMESAEQAVLAAPVEPATADAMEVHDAADAIETDTATADTTVANNVPPAATSLIDLWPGNGEGASTLQGEPRAPTPPSGTEVTLAEVPLLDEVAPEPLLPAGEGCATLLNFDELPEPPATFCDPEEVEGEPLAAPQTPTLPSALEELEQEQEPEPHLLTNGETTQKEGTQASEGYFSQSQEEEFAQSEELCAKAPPPVFYNKPPEIDITCWDADPVPEEEEGFEGGD; this is encoded by the exons ggcTCTGTACACATACGAGGATGGCTCCGATGACCTCAAGTTTGCAGCATCAGGAG GGGGCTTGCAGGAGCTTTCGGGACACTTTGAGAACCAGAAGGTGATGTACGGCTTCTGCAGTGTCAAGGACTCCCAAGCTGCTCTGCCAAAATACGTGCTCATCAACTGG GTGGGCGAGGATGTGCCTGATGCCCGCAAGTGCGCTTGTGCCAGCCACGTGGCTAAGGTGGCTGAGTTCTTCCAG GGCGTCGACGTGATCGTGAACGCCAGCAGCGTGGAAGACATAGACGCGGGTGCCATCGGGCAGCGGCTCTCTAACGGGCTGGCGCGGCTCTCCAGCCCTGTGCTGCACCGACTGCGGCTGCGAGAGGATGAGAACGCAGAGCCCGTG GGCACCACCTACCAGAAGACGGATGCAGCTGTGGAAATGAAGCGGATTAACCGAGAGCAGTTCTGGGAGCAGGCCAAG AAGGAGGAAGAGCTGCGGAAGGAGGAGGAACGGAAGAAGGCCCTAGATGAGAGGCTCAGGTTCGAGCAGGAGCGGATGGAGCAGGAGCGGCAGGAGCAAGAGGAGCGTGAGCGGCGCTACCGGGAGCGGGAGCAGCAGATCGAGGAGCACAG GAGGAAACAGCAGACTTTAGAAGCGGAAGAGGCCAAGAGGCGGTTGAAGGAGCAGTCTATCTTT GGTGACCATCgggatgaggaggaagagacCCACATGAAGAAGTCAGAGTCGGAGGTGGAG GAGGCAGCGGCTATTATTGCCCAGCGGCCTGACAACCCAAGGGAGTTCTTCAAGCAGCAGGAAAGAGTCGCATCGGCCTCTGCGGGCAGCTGTGATGTGCCCTCGCCCTTCAACCATCGACCAG GTCGTCCGTACTGCCCTTTCATAAAGGCATCGGACAGTgggccttcctcctcctcctcttcctcctcctcccctccacgGACTCCCTTTCCCTATATCACCTGTCACCGCACCCCaaacctctcttcctccctcccat GCAGCCACCTGGACAGCCACCGGAGGATGGCGCCCACTCCCATCCCCACACGGAGCCCGTCTGACTCCAGCACCGCCTCCACCCCTGTCGCTGAGCAGATAGAGCGGGCCCTGGATGAGGTCACATCCTCGCAGCCTCCACCACTGCCACCGCCACCCCCACCAGCCCAAG AGACCCAGGAGCCCAGCCCCGTCCTAGACAGTGAGGAGACCAGAGCAGCAGCCCCTCAGGCCTGGGCCGGCCCCATGGAGGAGCCCCCTCAGGCACAGGCGCCTCCCCGGGGGCCAGGCAGCCCTGCAGAGGACTTGATGTTCATGGAGTCTGCAGAGCAGGCTGTCCTGGCTGCTCCCGTGGAGCCTGCCACAGCCGACGCCATGGAGGTCCACGATGCAGCTGACGCCATTGAAACCGACACTGCCACTGCTGACACCACTGTTGCCAACAACGTACCCCCCGCTGCCACCAGCCTCATTGACCTATGGCCTGGCAACGGGGAAGGGGCCTCCACACTCCAGGGTGAGCCCAGGGCCCCCACGCCACCCTCGGGTACTGAGGTCACCCTGGCAGAGGTGCCCCTGCTGGACGAGGTGGCTCCAGAGCCACTGCTGCCAGCAGGCGAAGGCTGTGCCACTCTTCTCAACTTTGATGAGCTGCCTGAGCCGCCAGCCACCTTCTGTGACCCAGAGGAAGTGGAAGGGGAACCCCTGGCTGCCCCCCAGACCCCAACTCTGCCTTCAGCCCTTGAGGAGCTGGAGCAAGAGCAGGAGCCAGAGCCGCACCTGCTAACCAATGGCGAGACCACTCAGAAGGAGGGGACCCAG GCCAGTGAGGGGTACTTCAGTCAATCACAGGAGGAGGAGTTTGCCCAGTCGGAAGAGCTCTGTGCCaaggctccgcctcctgtgttctaCAACAAGCCTCCAG AAATCGACATCACATGCTGGGATGCAGACCCAGTTCCAGAAGAGGAGGAGGGCTTCGAGGGTGGTGATTAG
- the DBN1 gene encoding drebrin isoform X1, whose translation MAGVSFSGHRLELLAAYEEVIREESAADWALYTYEDGSDDLKFAASGEGGLQELSGHFENQKVMYGFCSVKDSQAALPKYVLINWVGEDVPDARKCACASHVAKVAEFFQGVDVIVNASSVEDIDAGAIGQRLSNGLARLSSPVLHRLRLREDENAEPVGTTYQKTDAAVEMKRINREQFWEQAKKEEELRKEEERKKALDERLRFEQERMEQERQEQEERERRYREREQQIEEHRRKQQTLEAEEAKRRLKEQSIFGDHRDEEEETHMKKSESEVEEAAAIIAQRPDNPREFFKQQERVASASAGSCDVPSPFNHRPGRPYCPFIKASDSGPSSSSSSSSSPPRTPFPYITCHRTPNLSSSLPCSHLDSHRRMAPTPIPTRSPSDSSTASTPVAEQIERALDEVTSSQPPPLPPPPPPAQETQEPSPVLDSEETRAAAPQAWAGPMEEPPQAQAPPRGPGSPAEDLMFMESAEQAVLAAPVEPATADAMEVHDAADAIETDTATADTTVANNVPPAATSLIDLWPGNGEGASTLQGEPRAPTPPSGTEVTLAEVPLLDEVAPEPLLPAGEGCATLLNFDELPEPPATFCDPEEVEGEPLAAPQTPTLPSALEELEQEQEPEPHLLTNGETTQKEGTQASEGYFSQSQEEEFAQSEELCAKAPPPVFYNKPPEIDITCWDADPVPEEEEGFEGGD comes from the exons ggcTCTGTACACATACGAGGATGGCTCCGATGACCTCAAGTTTGCAGCATCAGGAG AAGGGGGCTTGCAGGAGCTTTCGGGACACTTTGAGAACCAGAAGGTGATGTACGGCTTCTGCAGTGTCAAGGACTCCCAAGCTGCTCTGCCAAAATACGTGCTCATCAACTGG GTGGGCGAGGATGTGCCTGATGCCCGCAAGTGCGCTTGTGCCAGCCACGTGGCTAAGGTGGCTGAGTTCTTCCAG GGCGTCGACGTGATCGTGAACGCCAGCAGCGTGGAAGACATAGACGCGGGTGCCATCGGGCAGCGGCTCTCTAACGGGCTGGCGCGGCTCTCCAGCCCTGTGCTGCACCGACTGCGGCTGCGAGAGGATGAGAACGCAGAGCCCGTG GGCACCACCTACCAGAAGACGGATGCAGCTGTGGAAATGAAGCGGATTAACCGAGAGCAGTTCTGGGAGCAGGCCAAG AAGGAGGAAGAGCTGCGGAAGGAGGAGGAACGGAAGAAGGCCCTAGATGAGAGGCTCAGGTTCGAGCAGGAGCGGATGGAGCAGGAGCGGCAGGAGCAAGAGGAGCGTGAGCGGCGCTACCGGGAGCGGGAGCAGCAGATCGAGGAGCACAG GAGGAAACAGCAGACTTTAGAAGCGGAAGAGGCCAAGAGGCGGTTGAAGGAGCAGTCTATCTTT GGTGACCATCgggatgaggaggaagagacCCACATGAAGAAGTCAGAGTCGGAGGTGGAG GAGGCAGCGGCTATTATTGCCCAGCGGCCTGACAACCCAAGGGAGTTCTTCAAGCAGCAGGAAAGAGTCGCATCGGCCTCTGCGGGCAGCTGTGATGTGCCCTCGCCCTTCAACCATCGACCAG GTCGTCCGTACTGCCCTTTCATAAAGGCATCGGACAGTgggccttcctcctcctcctcttcctcctcctcccctccacgGACTCCCTTTCCCTATATCACCTGTCACCGCACCCCaaacctctcttcctccctcccat GCAGCCACCTGGACAGCCACCGGAGGATGGCGCCCACTCCCATCCCCACACGGAGCCCGTCTGACTCCAGCACCGCCTCCACCCCTGTCGCTGAGCAGATAGAGCGGGCCCTGGATGAGGTCACATCCTCGCAGCCTCCACCACTGCCACCGCCACCCCCACCAGCCCAAG AGACCCAGGAGCCCAGCCCCGTCCTAGACAGTGAGGAGACCAGAGCAGCAGCCCCTCAGGCCTGGGCCGGCCCCATGGAGGAGCCCCCTCAGGCACAGGCGCCTCCCCGGGGGCCAGGCAGCCCTGCAGAGGACTTGATGTTCATGGAGTCTGCAGAGCAGGCTGTCCTGGCTGCTCCCGTGGAGCCTGCCACAGCCGACGCCATGGAGGTCCACGATGCAGCTGACGCCATTGAAACCGACACTGCCACTGCTGACACCACTGTTGCCAACAACGTACCCCCCGCTGCCACCAGCCTCATTGACCTATGGCCTGGCAACGGGGAAGGGGCCTCCACACTCCAGGGTGAGCCCAGGGCCCCCACGCCACCCTCGGGTACTGAGGTCACCCTGGCAGAGGTGCCCCTGCTGGACGAGGTGGCTCCAGAGCCACTGCTGCCAGCAGGCGAAGGCTGTGCCACTCTTCTCAACTTTGATGAGCTGCCTGAGCCGCCAGCCACCTTCTGTGACCCAGAGGAAGTGGAAGGGGAACCCCTGGCTGCCCCCCAGACCCCAACTCTGCCTTCAGCCCTTGAGGAGCTGGAGCAAGAGCAGGAGCCAGAGCCGCACCTGCTAACCAATGGCGAGACCACTCAGAAGGAGGGGACCCAG GCCAGTGAGGGGTACTTCAGTCAATCACAGGAGGAGGAGTTTGCCCAGTCGGAAGAGCTCTGTGCCaaggctccgcctcctgtgttctaCAACAAGCCTCCAG AAATCGACATCACATGCTGGGATGCAGACCCAGTTCCAGAAGAGGAGGAGGGCTTCGAGGGTGGTGATTAG
- the DBN1 gene encoding drebrin isoform X4, with translation MAGVSFSGHRLELLAAYEEVIREESAADWALYTYEDGSDDLKFAASGGGLQELSGHFENQKVMYGFCSVKDSQAALPKYVLINWVGEDVPDARKCACASHVAKVAEFFQGVDVIVNASSVEDIDAGAIGQRLSNGLARLSSPVLHRLRLREDENAEPVGTTYQKTDAAVEMKRINREQFWEQAKKEEELRKEEERKKALDERLRFEQERMEQERQEQEERERRYREREQQIEEHRRKQQTLEAEEAKRRLKEQSIFGDHRDEEEETHMKKSESEVEEAAAIIAQRPDNPREFFKQQERVASASAGSCDVPSPFNHRPGSHLDSHRRMAPTPIPTRSPSDSSTASTPVAEQIERALDEVTSSQPPPLPPPPPPAQETQEPSPVLDSEETRAAAPQAWAGPMEEPPQAQAPPRGPGSPAEDLMFMESAEQAVLAAPVEPATADAMEVHDAADAIETDTATADTTVANNVPPAATSLIDLWPGNGEGASTLQGEPRAPTPPSGTEVTLAEVPLLDEVAPEPLLPAGEGCATLLNFDELPEPPATFCDPEEVEGEPLAAPQTPTLPSALEELEQEQEPEPHLLTNGETTQKEGTQASEGYFSQSQEEEFAQSEELCAKAPPPVFYNKPPEIDITCWDADPVPEEEEGFEGGD, from the exons ggcTCTGTACACATACGAGGATGGCTCCGATGACCTCAAGTTTGCAGCATCAGGAG GGGGCTTGCAGGAGCTTTCGGGACACTTTGAGAACCAGAAGGTGATGTACGGCTTCTGCAGTGTCAAGGACTCCCAAGCTGCTCTGCCAAAATACGTGCTCATCAACTGG GTGGGCGAGGATGTGCCTGATGCCCGCAAGTGCGCTTGTGCCAGCCACGTGGCTAAGGTGGCTGAGTTCTTCCAG GGCGTCGACGTGATCGTGAACGCCAGCAGCGTGGAAGACATAGACGCGGGTGCCATCGGGCAGCGGCTCTCTAACGGGCTGGCGCGGCTCTCCAGCCCTGTGCTGCACCGACTGCGGCTGCGAGAGGATGAGAACGCAGAGCCCGTG GGCACCACCTACCAGAAGACGGATGCAGCTGTGGAAATGAAGCGGATTAACCGAGAGCAGTTCTGGGAGCAGGCCAAG AAGGAGGAAGAGCTGCGGAAGGAGGAGGAACGGAAGAAGGCCCTAGATGAGAGGCTCAGGTTCGAGCAGGAGCGGATGGAGCAGGAGCGGCAGGAGCAAGAGGAGCGTGAGCGGCGCTACCGGGAGCGGGAGCAGCAGATCGAGGAGCACAG GAGGAAACAGCAGACTTTAGAAGCGGAAGAGGCCAAGAGGCGGTTGAAGGAGCAGTCTATCTTT GGTGACCATCgggatgaggaggaagagacCCACATGAAGAAGTCAGAGTCGGAGGTGGAG GAGGCAGCGGCTATTATTGCCCAGCGGCCTGACAACCCAAGGGAGTTCTTCAAGCAGCAGGAAAGAGTCGCATCGGCCTCTGCGGGCAGCTGTGATGTGCCCTCGCCCTTCAACCATCGACCAG GCAGCCACCTGGACAGCCACCGGAGGATGGCGCCCACTCCCATCCCCACACGGAGCCCGTCTGACTCCAGCACCGCCTCCACCCCTGTCGCTGAGCAGATAGAGCGGGCCCTGGATGAGGTCACATCCTCGCAGCCTCCACCACTGCCACCGCCACCCCCACCAGCCCAAG AGACCCAGGAGCCCAGCCCCGTCCTAGACAGTGAGGAGACCAGAGCAGCAGCCCCTCAGGCCTGGGCCGGCCCCATGGAGGAGCCCCCTCAGGCACAGGCGCCTCCCCGGGGGCCAGGCAGCCCTGCAGAGGACTTGATGTTCATGGAGTCTGCAGAGCAGGCTGTCCTGGCTGCTCCCGTGGAGCCTGCCACAGCCGACGCCATGGAGGTCCACGATGCAGCTGACGCCATTGAAACCGACACTGCCACTGCTGACACCACTGTTGCCAACAACGTACCCCCCGCTGCCACCAGCCTCATTGACCTATGGCCTGGCAACGGGGAAGGGGCCTCCACACTCCAGGGTGAGCCCAGGGCCCCCACGCCACCCTCGGGTACTGAGGTCACCCTGGCAGAGGTGCCCCTGCTGGACGAGGTGGCTCCAGAGCCACTGCTGCCAGCAGGCGAAGGCTGTGCCACTCTTCTCAACTTTGATGAGCTGCCTGAGCCGCCAGCCACCTTCTGTGACCCAGAGGAAGTGGAAGGGGAACCCCTGGCTGCCCCCCAGACCCCAACTCTGCCTTCAGCCCTTGAGGAGCTGGAGCAAGAGCAGGAGCCAGAGCCGCACCTGCTAACCAATGGCGAGACCACTCAGAAGGAGGGGACCCAG GCCAGTGAGGGGTACTTCAGTCAATCACAGGAGGAGGAGTTTGCCCAGTCGGAAGAGCTCTGTGCCaaggctccgcctcctgtgttctaCAACAAGCCTCCAG AAATCGACATCACATGCTGGGATGCAGACCCAGTTCCAGAAGAGGAGGAGGGCTTCGAGGGTGGTGATTAG
- the DBN1 gene encoding drebrin isoform X6, whose protein sequence is MAGHPWHGTAALASSQAWRDGRERQALVSCRALYTYEDGSDDLKFAASGEGGLQELSGHFENQKVMYGFCSVKDSQAALPKYVLINWVGEDVPDARKCACASHVAKVAEFFQGVDVIVNASSVEDIDAGAIGQRLSNGLARLSSPVLHRLRLREDENAEPVGTTYQKTDAAVEMKRINREQFWEQAKKEEELRKEEERKKALDERLRFEQERMEQERQEQEERERRYREREQQIEEHRRKQQTLEAEEAKRRLKEQSIFGDHRDEEEETHMKKSESEVEEAAAIIAQRPDNPREFFKQQERVASASAGSCDVPSPFNHRPGSHLDSHRRMAPTPIPTRSPSDSSTASTPVAEQIERALDEVTSSQPPPLPPPPPPAQETQEPSPVLDSEETRAAAPQAWAGPMEEPPQAQAPPRGPGSPAEDLMFMESAEQAVLAAPVEPATADAMEVHDAADAIETDTATADTTVANNVPPAATSLIDLWPGNGEGASTLQGEPRAPTPPSGTEVTLAEVPLLDEVAPEPLLPAGEGCATLLNFDELPEPPATFCDPEEVEGEPLAAPQTPTLPSALEELEQEQEPEPHLLTNGETTQKEGTQASEGYFSQSQEEEFAQSEELCAKAPPPVFYNKPPEIDITCWDADPVPEEEEGFEGGD, encoded by the exons ggcTCTGTACACATACGAGGATGGCTCCGATGACCTCAAGTTTGCAGCATCAGGAG AAGGGGGCTTGCAGGAGCTTTCGGGACACTTTGAGAACCAGAAGGTGATGTACGGCTTCTGCAGTGTCAAGGACTCCCAAGCTGCTCTGCCAAAATACGTGCTCATCAACTGG GTGGGCGAGGATGTGCCTGATGCCCGCAAGTGCGCTTGTGCCAGCCACGTGGCTAAGGTGGCTGAGTTCTTCCAG GGCGTCGACGTGATCGTGAACGCCAGCAGCGTGGAAGACATAGACGCGGGTGCCATCGGGCAGCGGCTCTCTAACGGGCTGGCGCGGCTCTCCAGCCCTGTGCTGCACCGACTGCGGCTGCGAGAGGATGAGAACGCAGAGCCCGTG GGCACCACCTACCAGAAGACGGATGCAGCTGTGGAAATGAAGCGGATTAACCGAGAGCAGTTCTGGGAGCAGGCCAAG AAGGAGGAAGAGCTGCGGAAGGAGGAGGAACGGAAGAAGGCCCTAGATGAGAGGCTCAGGTTCGAGCAGGAGCGGATGGAGCAGGAGCGGCAGGAGCAAGAGGAGCGTGAGCGGCGCTACCGGGAGCGGGAGCAGCAGATCGAGGAGCACAG GAGGAAACAGCAGACTTTAGAAGCGGAAGAGGCCAAGAGGCGGTTGAAGGAGCAGTCTATCTTT GGTGACCATCgggatgaggaggaagagacCCACATGAAGAAGTCAGAGTCGGAGGTGGAG GAGGCAGCGGCTATTATTGCCCAGCGGCCTGACAACCCAAGGGAGTTCTTCAAGCAGCAGGAAAGAGTCGCATCGGCCTCTGCGGGCAGCTGTGATGTGCCCTCGCCCTTCAACCATCGACCAG GCAGCCACCTGGACAGCCACCGGAGGATGGCGCCCACTCCCATCCCCACACGGAGCCCGTCTGACTCCAGCACCGCCTCCACCCCTGTCGCTGAGCAGATAGAGCGGGCCCTGGATGAGGTCACATCCTCGCAGCCTCCACCACTGCCACCGCCACCCCCACCAGCCCAAG AGACCCAGGAGCCCAGCCCCGTCCTAGACAGTGAGGAGACCAGAGCAGCAGCCCCTCAGGCCTGGGCCGGCCCCATGGAGGAGCCCCCTCAGGCACAGGCGCCTCCCCGGGGGCCAGGCAGCCCTGCAGAGGACTTGATGTTCATGGAGTCTGCAGAGCAGGCTGTCCTGGCTGCTCCCGTGGAGCCTGCCACAGCCGACGCCATGGAGGTCCACGATGCAGCTGACGCCATTGAAACCGACACTGCCACTGCTGACACCACTGTTGCCAACAACGTACCCCCCGCTGCCACCAGCCTCATTGACCTATGGCCTGGCAACGGGGAAGGGGCCTCCACACTCCAGGGTGAGCCCAGGGCCCCCACGCCACCCTCGGGTACTGAGGTCACCCTGGCAGAGGTGCCCCTGCTGGACGAGGTGGCTCCAGAGCCACTGCTGCCAGCAGGCGAAGGCTGTGCCACTCTTCTCAACTTTGATGAGCTGCCTGAGCCGCCAGCCACCTTCTGTGACCCAGAGGAAGTGGAAGGGGAACCCCTGGCTGCCCCCCAGACCCCAACTCTGCCTTCAGCCCTTGAGGAGCTGGAGCAAGAGCAGGAGCCAGAGCCGCACCTGCTAACCAATGGCGAGACCACTCAGAAGGAGGGGACCCAG GCCAGTGAGGGGTACTTCAGTCAATCACAGGAGGAGGAGTTTGCCCAGTCGGAAGAGCTCTGTGCCaaggctccgcctcctgtgttctaCAACAAGCCTCCAG AAATCGACATCACATGCTGGGATGCAGACCCAGTTCCAGAAGAGGAGGAGGGCTTCGAGGGTGGTGATTAG